A single genomic interval of Daucus carota subsp. sativus chromosome 1, DH1 v3.0, whole genome shotgun sequence harbors:
- the LOC108195736 gene encoding E3 ubiquitin-protein ligase WAVH1 produces MSFNDDEKIPGTLNVPAGEDEFTVGKAKLKIINSATAPVDENNLRVLLELTGLGNSKERLGLDLVTVLDVSRSMKGDRLEKLKKAMQFLIKKLSPIDRLSIVTFCGEAHKLCGLRVVNETSQEEIIDLVTQLRTERGTNITDGLRMALEVLEGRRHKDGRSVGIMLMSDGEQNEGGDPREVEIGSVPVYTFGFGTATNTKGDPKKMADVLNGIAKNSKGGTFSDVPKTDGLGVAFAQCLAGLLTLAVEDLKLVISPENKSKVESVSAGDYAQSGNTTVEPAVTVDFGNLYDKETRKIIVDLVLPKVDKEVSSQVLQISYKYLNSTKTKELKSPPIFASIKRIGKSTPVQKEEVTVEASRIETAQMMKEARILADKELYDAAKNKIVEAQNMLEDVEIDGVNTLIEALKAELLQFLIFLQSPETYKKRGRAYALAAELSHERQRHAAKGDALTTTPPMYATRRMEEYKKQSESYEQGKPVPTAAEDAREEALADPIGPISGALSLQIQIAIQALMTIQNIIDSAAPY; encoded by the exons ATGTCTTTCAATGATGATGAAAAAATCCCCGGAACCCTCAATGTCCCCGCAG GAGAAGATGAGTTTACAGTGGGAAAAGCAAAGTTGAAGATCATTAACTCAGCAACAGCGCCAGTGGACGAGAACAATTTGAGGGTTCTGCTGGAGCTGACTGGGCTAGGGAACAGCAAAGAGAGACTCGGCCTCGATCTTGTCACCGTCTTGGATGTCAGTCGCAGCATGAAGGGAGATAGGTTGGAGAAGCTGAAAAAAGCAATGCAATTCCTGATCAAGAAACTTAGCCCTATTGATCGTTTGTCCATTGTCACATTCTGCGGTGAAGCCCACAAGCTATGCGGATTGCGAGTGGTGAACGAGACTTCTCAAGAGGAAATCATAGATCTTGTAACGCAGTTGAGAACAGAGAGGGGGACAAACATCACGGATGGCCTTCGGATGGCCTTAGAAGTGCTCGAGGGACGCAGACACAAGGATGGGCGTTCAGTCGGCATAATGCTTATGTCGGATGGTGAGCAGAACGAAGGAGGAGATCCTAGGGAGGTTGAAATTGGGAGTGTGCCCGTGTACACATTTGGTTTTGGCACCGCGACCAATACTAAAGGAGATCCTAAGAAAATGGCCGAT GTGCTAAATGGTATCGCGAAAAACAGCAAGGGAGGAACATTTTCTGATGTTCCGAAGACAGATGGTTTGGGTGTTGCATTTGCTCAGTGTTTGGCCGGGCTTCTGACTTTGGCTGTCGAGGATTTGAAACTAGTCATCTCGCCCGAAAACAAATCCAAAGTCGAGAGTGTGTCTGCAGGTGACTATGCACAATCCGGGAACACCACTGTCGAGCCTGCTGTAACCGTTGATTTTGGTAATTTGTACGACAAAGAAACGCGAAAAATTATTGTCGACCTTGTTCTCCCTAAGGTGGACAAGGAGGTGTCCTCACAAGTTCTACAAATCAGTTACAAGTACCT GAATAGTACCAAGACGAAAGAACTAAAATCCCCTCCTATTTTCGCAAGCATAAAGCGTATAGGAAAATCCACTCCAGTTCAAAAGGAGGAGGTAACAGTTGAAGCCAGCCGTATCGAGACTGCACAGATGATGAAGGAAGCCAGAATCTTGGCTGATAAAGAACTCTACGACGCTGCCAAAAACAAGATTGTCGAAGCCCAGAACATGCTCGAGGATGTCGAGATCGACGGAGTGAACACCTTGATCGAAGCTCTAAAAGCAGAGCTCCTACAGTTCTTGATATTCTTGCAGTCACCCGAAACCTACAAAAAGAGAGGTCGCGCTTATGCACTAGCTGCCGAGCTCTCCCACGAACGTCAACGTCATGCTGCTAAGGGTGATGCGTTAACCACGACACCGCCAATGTACGCAACTCGACGTATGGAAGAATACAAGAAACAATCGGAATCATATGAGCAAGGCAAGCCAGTGCCCACGGCAGCTGAGGACGCCAGGGAGGAGGCTCTCGCGGATCCAATCGGCCCCATCTCTGGAGCACTTAGTCTCCAGATTCAGATTGCCATTCAGGCTCTCATGACCATTCAGAACATAATCGATTCAGCAGCGCCCTATTGA
- the LOC108193065 gene encoding uncharacterized protein LOC108193065 → MGEKRGSIAFFTTYRPPVALDIYSCPLPPKSPHEELSMTDGDSFNYDGHSIPPAALKLIIKRPKLIPEGIKDADVDNGSVSGIVFVSERDDLETLQIAIRISASRKVTTKVFSFEDVYPRSDGVRMEDSPCVAGARRDILVYISTKEPAPRRRQPWTVVYKTNLRTGETGRLTPSLQADLSPSVSPSGKRIAVASYQRKAGWAGEIQDLQTSIFVMNVEKPFKRRLIVEIGGWPTWGSESVLFFHRKVDNFWAVFRVEFGDSYISEPIRVTPDESNAMTPLAIDSTTVAVSMIRDLAKFGIDRTPDHYRHIIVFDSKTKKPVMDVTQVTKPLADHFNPFLIMDAKTNTKRIGYHRVNTGLVKPGENIERQFRKIESPVPDVGLFRLSGAFPTFSNDGQKVAFVDNEFKSVWVADDKGLRMVFEMDSADKIFSPVWNQNKDLDILYVCVGPAFSADKLLEIHRIPNASKARQHTQCLTDGFNNAFPSSNPEGTKLVFRSTRDHPIDSSLPATERNDFKNLYIMEDAEEGDFGEGKITRLTEGDWVDTHCQWSPSGEWIVFSSTRDKPKTAPLKDNKLDSGYFAVYLVNPKHKDVVVRVFGSADDLAGHVNHPFFSPDGRSIVVTADLAGISVDPISLPLVEHSARAYGDIFSVDIDKDDIKKNENVKAFKRITHTRYENSTATWTMFSKDDPNASWNLQFSEEYTPACPHAPASGAESWHMSGHLCIPKRCC, encoded by the exons atgGGAGAGAAGAGAGGGAGCATTGCCTTCTTCACAACCTATCGCCCACCCGTGGCTCTGGACATCTATTCCTGTCCTTTGCCTCCCAAGTCACCGCACGAAGAACTTAGCATGACCGACGGAGATTCTTTCAATTACGATGGTCATTCCATTCCACCCGCGGCTCTTAAACTCATTATCAAGCGTCCAAAGCTGATTCCCGAAGGAATCAAGGATGCCGATGTAGACAATGGCAGTGTCTCGGGTATAGTGTTTGTTTCCGAACGAGATGACCTGGAAACTCTTCAAATTGCTATTCGGATTTCTGCATCTCGTAAAGTTACTACGAAGGTGTTCAGTTTCGAGGATGTTTATCCTCGATCAGACGGCGTTCGCATGGAAGACAGCCCTTGCGTAGCTGGTGCTAGACGTGATATTCTCGTCTATATTTCAACCAAGGAGCCTGCTCCCCGTCGTCGTCAACCCTGGACCGTTGTTTACAAAACCAATCTCAGGACCGGAGAAACTGGCCGACTTACACCATCAT TGCAAGCTGATTTAAGTCCGTCGGTGTCACCGTCTGGAAAGAGGATAGCCGTAGCGTCGTACCAGAGGAAGGCCGGTTGGGCTGGGGAGATCCAAGATTTGCAAACCTCTATTTTTGTGATGAATGTAGAGAAGCCCTTTAAACGAAGATTAATTGTGGAGATTGGTGGCTGGCCGACATGGGGAAGTGAAAGTGTCCTATTTTTTCACCGGAAGGTTGATAATTTTTGGGCAGTTTTCCGTGTTGAATTTGGTGACTCATACATTTCAGAACCCATTCGTGTAACTCCAGACGAATCAAATGCCATGACCCCTCTAGCCATCGATTCTACCACTGTGGCTGTGTCCATGATTCGTGATTTGGCAAAATTCGGTATTGACCGCACACCAGACCACTACCGTCACATTATAGTATTTGATTCGAAAACTAAGAAACCAGTGATGGATGTCACTCAAGTAACGAAACCTCTAGCAGATCATTTCAACCCCTTCTTGATAATGGATGCTAAAACTAATACCAAGCGCATCGGATATCATCGTGTCAACACTGGCCTTGTTAAG CCTGGAGAAAATATAGAAAGACAGTTCCGTAAGATCGAGTCCCCGGTTCCTGATGTAGGACTGTTCAGGTTGTCCGGAGCATTTCCAACATTTTCCAACGATGGCCAGAAGGTTGCATTCGTAGACAATGAGTTCAAGTCTGTCTGGGTCGCTGATGACAAAGGCTTGCGGATGGTTTTTGAG ATGGATTCAGCGGACAAAATCTTTTCTCCCGTGTGGAACCAGAACAAGGATTTGGACATCCTGTACGTATGTGTCGGACCGGCTTTTTCTGCTGACAAATTGTTAGAAATACATCGTATCCCAAACGCTTCAAAAGCAAGACAACATACTCAATGCCTCACAGATGGTTTCAATAATGCTTTCCCTTCCTCTAATCCTGAGG GTACCAAATTGGTTTTTCGATCAACAAGAGATCATCCTATTGATTCTAGTCTTCCTGCCACAGAAAGGAATGATTTCAAGAATCTATACATAATGGAGGATGCAGAGGAAGGAGATTTTGGTGAAGGGAAAATTACGAGGCTGACAGAAGGGGATTGGGTTGACACGCATTGCCAATGGTCCCCGAGTGGAGAGTGGATTGTATTTTCTTCCACTCGCGACAAGCCCAAAACTGCGCCACTCAAGGACAATAAGCTTGATTCAGGGTATTTTGCGGTGTATCTAGTGAACCCCAAGCATAAGGACGTGGTGGTAAGAGTTTTTGGAAGCGCAGATGATCTTGCAGGGCATGtgaatcacccattcttcagtcCAGATGGAAGGAGCATTGTTGTCACCGCGGATCTTGCTGGTATTTCTGTCGATCCCATCTCATTGCCTCTTGTGGAGCACTCAGCGAGGGCCTATGGAGATATTTTCAGTGTGGACATCGACAAGGATGACATTAAGAAGAACGAGAATGTGAAGGCTTTTAAACGCATCACACACACTAGATATGAGAATTCGACGGCTACTTGGACAATGTTCTCAAAGGATGACCCGAATGCTTCATGGAATCTGCAATTCAGCGAAGAATACACTCCAGCTTGTCCTCATGCACCGGCTAGTGGAGCTGAAAGTTGGCACATGAGTGGCCACCTCTGCATCCCAAAACGTTGTTGCTGA
- the LOC108212736 gene encoding codeine O-demethylase, protein MAETLQSVSNPVQELALDCETLPERYIYKRSDEAIDVDYPTIDIPVIDINSLKSSSLSAEKELEKLRASLSSCGCFQAINHGMTSSFLDQVRSIGRDFFQLPMKEKLNCVRAAEDMEGYGNDPVFSEHQVLDWTDRVYLLTSPADQRKLHLWPQNPENFREILEEYTERLKFLNEAVLKALSSSLNLKESCFLDQYGENANMVARFNYYPPCPRPDLTLGLKPHADGSAITYLLQDKEVEGLQILKNDQWFTVPIVPDALLVNVGDQVEIMSNGIFKSPVHRAVTNAERVRLSVAVFCFPDSGREIEPAAELITETRPVLYKKMKDYLGAYFENYHHGKSTIEAAKI, encoded by the exons ATGGCCGAAACTCTTCAATCAGTGTCCAATCCGGTTCAAGAACTAGCTCTGGATTGCGAAACGCTTCCGGAAAGATATATCTACAAACGCAGTGATGAGGCCATCGATGTGGATTATCCGACGATAGATATTCCGGTTATTGATATCAACTCTTTAAAATCTTCCTCACTATCTGCAGAAAAAGAACTTGAGAAACTACGAGCATCTTTAAGTTCTTGCGGTTGCTTTCAG GCAATAAATCATGGAATGACAAGTTCATTTCTTGACCAAGTTCGCAGTATTGGCAGAGACTTCTTTCAACTTCCGATGAAGGAGAAGCTCAACTGCGTAAGAGCTGCTGAGGATATGGAAGGATACGGGAATGATCCAGTGTTCTCGGAGCATCAAGTTCTTGACTGGACTGACCGTGTGTACCTTCTCACAAGCCCCGCGGACCAGAGGAAGCTCCATCTTTGGCCTCAAAATCCTGAAAATTTTAG GGAAATATTGGAAGAATATACTGAGAGGTTGAAATTCTTAAATGAAGCTGTCTTGAAGGCCCTCTCAAGCTCATTGAACTTGAAAGAAAGCTGCTTTTTGGATCAGTATGGAGAAAACGCAAACATGGTTGCAAGATTCAACTACTACCCTCCTTGCCCGAGGCCTGACCTTACACTGGGACTCAAACCACACGCAGACGGATCAGCTATTACATACCTTCTGCAGGACAAAGAGGTGGAAGGCCTCCAAATCTTGAAAAATGATCAATGGTTCACAGTACCAATTGTTCCCGATGCTCTTCTTGTTAATGTTGGTGATCAAGTCGAG ATAATGAGTAATGGGATATTCAAGAGTCCAGTGCATAGAGCGGTGACAAATGCAGAAAGAGTGAGGCTGAGTGTGGCTGTGTTCTGTTTTCCGGATTCTGGTAGAGAGATTGAACCAGCAGCAGAGCTGATTACAGAGACAAGGCCAGTATTATACAAGAAGATGAAGGATTATCTTGGTGCTTACTTTGAGAACTATCATCATGGAAAGAGCACTATAGAAGCTGCAAAAATCTAA
- the LOC108204394 gene encoding NAD kinase 2, chloroplastic translates to MAASCSWTCHLLIITTAPSLSIPTPSFNLFLKNTSIPSGFQLRRSRENRSFQRRRFGFVVAAQLTSHFHSATDLDSKSSDISHLPWIGPLPGDIAEVEAYCRIFRASERLHNALMKTLCNPVTGECSVSYGFPSEDKPLLEEKIVSVLGCMICLLNKGREDLLSGRSSLTASFSMSDVNISEDKLPPLASFRTEMKRYCESLHVALEDYLTPDDIERVGIWRKLQRLKNVCYDSGYPRQDGSPCHALFANWTPVYMSTLKEDIESESSEIAFYRGSQLTEESLKWLLVNGFKTIVDLRAEAVKDHFYQAMLDEAVFTQKVELVKLPVEVGTAPTMEQVEKFSSLVSDSRKKPIYLHSKEGVWRTSAMVSRWRQYMTHYRSPSPSNKAVLPNGIMLGGTTDMKNMQMSVKLKEDALDDKNGSMEVGPKTRYSSIGKLPKKDSQAPDESNQSDNGISGSLDTMSITPEVDVYKNESLIDDWSAVKPFDSQLPPSNVFSRKSMVRFFKNKKISPGRYFNNNHKRWMELCGSRGNYNGTILSSKSSQTNVKLVDQQRETSNGSAISYVNPGTNGTYKEGGSYTYQSSDPISTAPSDKMYTTRKSDDRISATNGLDKSAISSTMSSDQRNKTTATVSSQNDELGLIEGNMCASATGVVRVQSRKKAEMFLVRTDGVSCSREKVTESSLAFTHPSTQQQMLMWKSTPKTVLLLKKLGEELMEEAKEVASFLYHQQKMNVLVEPELHDIFARIPGFGFVQTFYSQDTSDLHERVDFVACLGGDGVILHGSNLFRGAVPPFVSFNLGSLGFLTSHIFADYKQDLKQVIHGNNTMDGVYITLRMRLRCEIFRNGKSVPGKVFDVLNEIVVDRGSNPYLSKIECYEHDRLITKVQGDGVIIATPTGSTAYSTAAGGSMVHPNVPCMLFTPICPHSLSFRPVILPDSARLELKIPKDARSNAWVSFDGKRRQQLSRGDSVRINMSQHPLPTVNKCDQTGDWFRSLIRCLNWNERLDQKAL, encoded by the exons ATGGCAGCTAGTTGTTCTTGGACATGCCACTTACTTATAATCACCACAGCTCCCTCTCTTTCTATTCCAACACCATCTTTTaatctttttcttaaaaatacaaGCATCCCATCTGGGTTTCAGCTGCGGCGGAGCAGAGAGAATCGGTCATTCCAACGGCGTCGTTTTGGGTTTGTTGTCGCTGCTCAGCTCACCAGTCACTTTCATTCAGCTACTGACTTAGATTCCAAG TCCAGTGATATATCACACTTGCCATGGATTGGTCCACTGCCCGGAGATATAGCTGAAGTTGAGGCTTACTGTAGAATCTTTAGAGCTTCAGAGCGTCTTCATAATGCATTAATGAAAACATTGTGCAATCCAGTAACTGGAGAATGTAGCGTGTCATATGGTTTTCCCTCAGAAGATAAACCGTTATTGGAAGAAAAAATTGTGTCTGTTCTTGGTTGTATGATATGTCTTCTGAACAAAGGAAGGGAGGATCTTCTTTCTGGAAGATCATCTCTGACTGCATCATTTAGCATGTCTGACGTAAATATATCAGAAGACAAGCTTCCACCACTTGCCAGTTTTAGAACTGAGATGAAAAGGTATTGTGAGAGCTTACATGTTGCTCTTGAAGACTATCTTACACCTGATGACATTGAAAGAGTGGGTATATGGAGGAAGCTACAGAGACTAAAAAATGTTTGCTATGATTCTGGTTATCCTCGACAGGATGGTTCCCCATGTCATGCATTGTTTGCGAACTGGACTCCagtttacatgtccactttaaaagaAGATATAGAATCTGAAAGTTCTGAGATTGCTTTTTATCGAGGTAGCCAATTAACGGAAGAAAGTCTGAAGTGGCTCTTAGTCAATGGATTTAAAACAATTGTAGATCTCAGGGCAGAGGCTGTAAAGGATCATTTCTATCAAGCCATGTTAGATGAAGCAGTTTTTACTCAGAAAGTGGAATTGGTTAAACTTCCAGTTGAAGTTGGTACGGCTCCAACGATGGAACAAGTTGAAAAGTTTTCATCATTGGTGTCCGATTCAAGAAAAAAGCCCATATATCTCCACAGCAAGGAAGGAGTTTGGAGAACTTCTGCTATGGTTTCTAGATGGAGGCAATATATGACTCACTACAGGTCCCCATCTCCCTCCAACAAGGCAGTCTTACCAAATGGCATCATGTTAGGTGGTACTACTGACATGAAAAATATGCAGATGTCAGTAAAATTGAAGGAAGATGCACTTGATGATAAAAATGGGTCCATGGAAGTTGGACCAAAGACAAGGTACAGTTCCATCGGAAAACTTCCTAAGAAAGACTCTCAAGCTCCTGACGAAAGCAACCAATCTGATAATGGAATATCTGGTTCTCTTGATACCATGTCAATTACACCTGAAGTTGATGTTTACAAAAATGAGTCTCTGATCGAtgattggagtgctgtaaaaccTTTCGACTCACAGCTACCTCCTTCAAATGTTTTTTCCAGAAAGTCAATGGTTCggtttttcaaaaacaaaaagatcTCACCTGGCAGATACTTCAATAATAACCACAAAAGATGGATGGAATTGTGTGGTTCAAGAGGGAACTATAACGGGACAATTCTGAGTTCCAAAAGCAGTCAGACCAATGTTAAATTAGTAGACCAGCAAAGGGAAACTTCAAATGGGTCAGCTATTAGTTATGTGAATCCCGGTACTAATGGGACTTACAAGGAAGGTGGCAGTTATACATATCAGTCCTCTGACCCCATTTCAACTGCACCTAGTGACAAAATGTATACCACGAGGAAAAGTGATGATCGTATTAGTGCAACCAATGGTTTAGATAAAAGTGCTATTTCCTCTACCATGTCTTCTGATCAAAGGAATAAGACAACAGCCACTGTGTCTTCCCAAAATGATGAACTGGGACTGATTGAAGGAAATATGTGTGCTTCAGCAACAGGTGTTGTGAGGGTTCAGTCAAGAAAGAAAGCAGAGATGTTCTTGGTGCGTACAGATGGAGTCTCGTGCTCTAGAGAAAAGGTAACTGAATCTTCCTTAGCCTTTACCCATCCTAGCACCCAGCAACAGATGCTGATGTGGAAATCTACTCCAAAGACCGTATTATTACTGAAGAAATTGGGTGAAGAGCTCATGGAAGAAGCCAAAGAG GTTGCCTCTTTCCTCTATCACCAACAGAAAATGAATGTCCTTGTTGAGCCCGAGCTACATGACATTTTTGCCAGAATTCCTGGTTTTGGATTTGTTCAGACCTTCTATAGCCAAGATACTAG CGATCTTCATGAGAGAGTTGATTTCGTAGCTTGCTTAGGAGGAGATGGGGTTATACTTCATGGATCGAATCTGTTTAGGGGTGCTGTTCCTCCTTTTGTTTCGTTTAATCTTGGCTCCCTCGGATTTCTCACTTCGCATATT TTTGCAGATTATAAGCAGGATTTGAAACAAGTTATTCATGGGAACAACACGATGGATGGTGTTTATATTACTCTTAGGATGCGTCTTCGCTGTGAGATATTTCGAAATGGAAAATCAGTGCCTGGAAAAGTATTTGACGTCCTCAATGAGATCGTGGTTGATCGTGGTTCGAACCCATATCTTTCTAAAATTGAATGTTACGAACATGACCGGTTAATAACCAAG GTCCAAGGTGACGGGGTAATAATAGCCACGCCAACCGGGAGTACAGCCTACTCTACAGCTGCAGGAGGCTCTATG GTGCATCCTAATGTTCCCTGTATGCTTTTTACACCCATCTGCCCACACTCCCTCTCCTTCAGACCTGTTATACTTCCAGACTCTGCCCGTCTCGAATTGaag ATACCCAAGGATGCAAGAAGTAATGCTTGGGTCTCATTTGATGGAAAGAGAAGACAACAACTCTCAAGAGGAGATTCTGTTCGGATAAATATGAGTCAGCATCCACTTCCAACTGTCAACAAGTGTGACCAAACTGGTGACTGGTTTCGTAGCTTGATTCGTTGCTTAAATTGGAATGAAAGGCTAGATCAGAAGGCTCTTTAG
- the LOC108214466 gene encoding uncharacterized protein LOC108214466, translating into MMTKTFKGTNVFMSRNLVPPELFDTLHDALKQNGADIFLCCDPLRNGPSDYHVIASMDHEKFDDLRSKGCNLLGPQCVLSCAKEHRLLPKQGYTCCLALDGVKVLASGFDMDEKNEISKLVTAMGGVLHMKASLDVSFVIVKSVLAAKYKWAVNILKKPIVNISWLYQCWKQHRIVPQDSFRVLPFSGLIICVTKVPADERKEMEKLVNQNGGTYSPELNKKCTHLVCDAPEGDKFKVAKKWGHVHIVTRKWFDQSVSRRACLNEEAYAVQAISSTSTAKASLKVQHSQGKLGKHSICSLSSLDTDANFRTATHDGLVGSDVEATLSENMSSKFPDDAVSNKTEDTSATAMLPDGDTNFDGCVADDSQTDDNDLYLSNCRISLVGFEASQTRKLVTMIRRGGGSRHISLNENLTHIVVGNPSEIEKKEARGHAAAGVISVVKTIWLEECDREKKEVPVLRRHTGYDLLIPKDLLSSNKQSARTETALKEGKSFFPDDQVQQHLNPGPAASSDKSRAAEVIMNRDTSLGANCRYNESRNSSCNRIEKGYGKIQCGPSHQSQDANSAIVFKSKLFQFSSSFPEERKSEIVQWIIQGGGEVVSCQDDYAHFIVECHGAMAHNYKINDTASTTVSSHWIKSCLEEGQLLDVGSHILYSPLTCQIPFPGFQKFRFCVSQYDEKDRLLLRNLCFVLGAKFAEKLTKRVTHLLCKFTSGPKYEAACKWGILPVKCEWVYECIKQDKVVALDSFCPNEVTFEDREAGLCTVSQYPTQAVKMASGDGASQMTCQSQDLNCLRTELTGGISDRAEANHTCPVNKRAKLSDTDVCKSTLPSIKSPINPTCEINTKKICQNEKPVEVSFAVPDVAAAIEDLLEETSKIPDQKSPGKTGCVKSLFSSDRPVLGQDHADLQSGFALSKHWINRTDKEDNGYALQDRSIYDGFSETQTESQVVGYEEDLSGRQMIIDRIRTRSSM; encoded by the exons ATGATGACCAAAACATTTAAGGGAACCAACGTGTTCATGTCGCGGAACTTAGTTCCGCCCGAGCTCTTCGACACGCTCCACGACGCTCTCAAGCAAAACGGAGCCGATATATTCCTTTGTTGCGATCCGTTGCGCAATGGACCGAGTGATTATCATGTTATTGCATCTATGGATCAT GAGAAGTTTGATGATCTCCGAAGTAAGGGATGCAATTTGTTAG GTCCTCAATGTGTACTTTCATGTGCAAAAGAACACCGGCTACTGCCTAAACAAGGGTACACTTGTTGTCTTGCATTAGACGGGGTCAAAGTACTGGCATCTGGTTTTGACATGGATGAGAAG AATGAGATTAGTAAGTTGGTGACAGCTATGGGAGGCGTCCTGCACATGAAAGCATCATTAGATGTTAGCTTTGTTATTGTAAAGAGTGTCCTAGCTGCCAAATACAAG TGGGCTGTAAACATTCTCAAAAAGCCGATCGTTAATATAAGTTGGCTATATCAATGTTGGAAACAGCATCGTATTGTTCCACAGGATTCATTCAGGGTGCTTCCTTTCTCAGGATTGATAATTTGCGTCACTAAAGTTCCTGCAG ATGAGCGGAAGGAGATGGAGAAGTTAGTCAATCAAAATGGCGGCACATATTCTCCTGAACTAAATAAGAAGTGTACACACCTAGTGTGCGAT GCTCCTGAAGGTGACAAATTCAAAGTTGCCAAGAAATGGGGTCACGTTCATATTGTTACCAGAAAATGGTTTGACCAGTCTGTTTCTAGAAGAG CATGTCTTAATGAGGAAGCATATGCTGTTCAGGCCATATCTTCTACCAGTACTGCAAAGGCTTCTCTGAAGGTACAGCATAGCCAAGGCAAGCTTGGTAAACATTCTATATGCAGCTTGTCTTCCCTTGACACGGATGCAAACTTCAGAACTGCTACACATGATGGCCTGGTGGGTTCAGATGTCGAAGCTACTCTCTCAGAGAACATGTCTTCAAAATTTCCTGATGATGCTGTCAGTAATAAAACGGAGGATACTAGCGCAACTGCTATGCTCCCAGATGGTGATACAAATTTCGACGGATGTGTTGCCGATGATTCTCAAACTGATGACAATGATTTGTACTTATCAAATTGCAGGATCTCACTTGTTGGTTTCGAAGCTTCACAAACGCGTAAGCTAGTCACCATGATCCGCAGAGGTGGAGGTTCTCGCCATATAtcattaaatgaaaatttgacGCATATAGTTGTTGGAAATCCCTCAGAGAT TGAGAAAAAGGAAGCAAGAGGCCATGCAGCTGCTGGTGTTATATCTGTTGTGAAAACCATATGGCTTGAAGAATGTGATCGTGAGAAGAAAGAAGTTCCTGTACTACGGAGGCACACTGGTTATGATTTGCTTATTCCAAAAG ATCTTTTATCATCCAATAAGCAATCTGCGAGGACCGAAACGGCGCTGAAAGAAGGAAAGTCATTCTTCCCTGATGATCAAGTTCAACAACATTTGAATCCTGGACCTGCGGCATCATCTGACAAGAGTAGAGCAGCAGAGGTTATCATGAACAGGGATACTTCTCTTGGTGCCAATTGCAGATACAACGAGTCCCGAAATTCTTCTTGTAATAGAATTGAAAAGGGCTATGGCAAAATACAGTGTGGACCTAGCCATCAAAGTCAAGATGCAAATTCAGCAATTGTTTTTAAGTCGAAGCTATTTCAATTCTCAAGCTCCTTTCCTGAAGAGAGG AAATCTGAAATAGTTCAGTGGATCATTCAAGGGGGTGGAGAGGTGGTGAGCTGCCAGGATGATTATGCGCACTTCATTGTTGAGTGCCATGGTGCAATGGCCCataactataaaataaatgacACAGCGAGCACTACTGTATCTAGCCACTGGATAAAGTCTTGCTTAGAG GAAGGGCAGCTGCTTGATGTTGGAAGTCACATTCTCTATTCTCCACTGACCTGCCAGATTCCATTTCCTGGATTCCAAAAGTTTCGCTTCTGCGTCTCACAGTATGATGAGAAAGACAGATTGCTTTTAAGAAATTTATGTTTCGTTCTTGGAGCCAAATTTGCTGAGAAATTGACTAAAAGGGTTACTCATTTACTTTGTAAGTTCACCAGTGGCCCAAAGTATGAGGCTGCTTGCAAATGGGGGATACTTCCAGTTAAGTGCGAGTGGGTTTATGAGTGTATCAAACAG GATAAAGTTGTTGCCCTGGATTCATTTTGCCCAAATGAAGTTACATTCGAAGATCGAGAGGCAGGGCTGTGCACCGTGAGCCAGTATCCTACTCAGGCAGTTAAAATGGCATCTGGAGATGGTGCTTCCCAGATGACATGTCAGTCACAAGACCTGAATTGCTTACGGACTGAACTTACTGGTGGAATAAGTGACAGGGCAGAGGCAAACCACACATGCCCTGTCAATAAAAGGGCAAAGCTCTCCGATACTGACGTTTGTAAAAGTACACTGCCTTCTATCAAAAGCCCGATTAATCCTACATGTGAGATAAATACCAAGAAGATCTGCCAAAATGAAAAACCTGTTGAAGTTTCTTTTGCAGTTCCTGATGTTGCTGCAGCTATCGAGGATTTGCTCGAGGAGACGAGCAAG ATTCCTGATCAGAAGTCACCTGGGAAAACTGGATGCGTCAAAAGT CTTTTCTCATCTGATCGCCCAGTCCTGGGTCAAGACCATGCTGATCTGCAATCTGGTTTTGCTTTGTCTAAGCACTGGATAAACAG GACGGACAAGGAGGATAATGGCTATGCTTTGCAAGACAGAAGCATTTATGATGGTTTCAGTGAAACTCAAACAGAGTCTCAG GTGGTCGGGTATGAAGAAGATTTATCTGGAAGACAAATGATTATAGACAGAATCCGAACACGTAGTTCCATGTGA